The Sulfurospirillum halorespirans DSM 13726 genome has a window encoding:
- a CDS encoding AsmA-like C-terminal domain-containing protein, producing MIMKATSHTIRKIWIFLLFMVLFFVALMATLINGISIDKISLPTIKIDQLYIKLDKKLIVSIQTLDIQKETQTDTSIEEIAELIKNFPYLNQFFSKISIELIHYANETLSLHYEESTFKFDSKHLSVNLIITPIEKWNIEVEIQEAFLKDYALHVNGKARMDFKTKNHTFEGNFETFGLKGIALLDLKETLLTYHLQSEPFTNKELKDLMDFVVTQVELDPIAKDWIDKNIVGESYLLHFIEGKFDLKTFDYYPMQLHAAATVKNATVTFAPNVTPGFVKEIGIEFKEDKLLFDIHEPTYEKRPIEKADVFIYNLINKGTGIVVDLNATSKLDAPIHNILHAFKIDVPITQTSGKTDAHIKLDIRFLPYDLNASGTFKLSPSDFTLSGVPMSTNYGEIRLDNFKITLENTNLRYKNLFDINATGLFDARKNRFDGLVDINALLLDFSGTQLLQIANLPDLNASFAIENNITKMTLPSLDATLLFSKENNQFLFSNLTKIAPFSPFMHDANLSEGAVSVQTKTFEDFDAKINLQNVTTPFLDNREPVRNFDIALTTNTKTLDASTTNTKLSLHFDKEITLHVKDLNISMPHNDAPLDMPIKVTLFGENSSFIDMESNKTLLSERYTMNLFKDKLHLTSKRGKSTFEYETRKGNLGINGTALDADMINALFNKRYFHKGDFSLNIDGTDADTMKGTFIMHQTYIKDLKFFNNLMATINTIPSLLVFSDPSFNQEGYFVDNGYVEFNQTKEAMNITDLQLRGKSADILGKGRVDLAKDTLNLQLQIKTLKSFSNAIDMIPIVGGIILGEDKRIATNVDVTGSVSDPKIETHLILDTLKTPMNIIKRTLEAPFEIFK from the coding sequence ATGATTATGAAAGCAACATCACATACGATTAGGAAGATCTGGATATTTTTACTGTTCATGGTTCTTTTTTTCGTAGCATTAATGGCAACCCTAATAAATGGCATTTCGATCGATAAAATAAGCTTACCGACGATAAAAATTGATCAATTATATATTAAACTAGATAAAAAATTGATTGTTAGTATCCAAACTCTTGATATTCAAAAAGAGACACAGACGGACACGTCGATTGAAGAGATTGCAGAACTTATTAAAAACTTCCCGTATTTGAACCAATTTTTTAGCAAAATCAGCATTGAGCTGATCCATTATGCCAATGAAACGCTCTCCTTGCATTACGAAGAGAGCACCTTTAAATTTGACAGCAAACATTTAAGTGTCAATCTGATCATTACACCCATTGAGAAGTGGAATATCGAGGTTGAGATTCAAGAGGCATTTTTGAAAGATTATGCTTTACATGTAAACGGAAAAGCGCGTATGGATTTTAAGACCAAAAACCATACGTTTGAAGGCAATTTTGAGACATTTGGGCTCAAAGGCATTGCCCTTTTGGACCTTAAAGAGACCCTTTTAACCTATCATCTCCAAAGCGAACCTTTTACCAATAAAGAGCTTAAAGATCTGATGGATTTTGTGGTCACACAGGTTGAGCTAGACCCGATAGCCAAAGACTGGATCGATAAAAACATCGTCGGCGAATCGTATCTTCTCCACTTCATTGAAGGCAAGTTCGATCTAAAAACGTTTGATTATTATCCAATGCAACTCCACGCGGCAGCAACGGTGAAAAATGCAACCGTCACTTTTGCACCCAATGTGACACCAGGGTTTGTTAAAGAGATCGGCATCGAATTTAAAGAGGATAAACTCCTGTTTGACATTCATGAGCCCACCTATGAAAAACGCCCCATTGAAAAAGCCGATGTGTTTATCTATAATTTGATCAACAAAGGTACGGGAATCGTTGTTGATCTAAACGCTACATCCAAGCTTGATGCGCCCATACATAACATTTTGCATGCGTTTAAAATCGATGTGCCCATTACCCAAACTTCGGGTAAAACGGATGCACATATCAAACTTGACATTCGTTTTTTACCGTACGACCTCAATGCCTCAGGAACCTTTAAACTCTCCCCAAGTGACTTTACGCTCAGCGGTGTTCCTATGTCCACCAATTATGGTGAGATTCGGCTTGATAATTTTAAAATCACCCTTGAAAATACAAATCTGCGTTATAAAAACCTGTTTGATATTAACGCCACAGGACTCTTTGATGCAAGGAAGAATCGCTTTGATGGATTGGTCGACATTAATGCCTTGTTGCTTGATTTTAGCGGTACGCAACTTCTACAAATCGCCAATCTTCCTGATCTTAATGCCTCGTTTGCCATTGAAAACAACATCACTAAAATGACGCTTCCCAGCCTTGATGCCACACTGTTATTTTCCAAAGAGAATAACCAATTTCTCTTTAGCAACCTTACTAAAATCGCTCCTTTTTCACCGTTTATGCACGATGCCAACCTTAGCGAAGGGGCGGTGAGTGTGCAAACCAAAACGTTTGAAGATTTTGATGCAAAGATCAATCTGCAAAACGTTACCACCCCATTTTTAGACAATCGTGAACCTGTGCGCAATTTTGATATAGCTCTCACGACCAATACCAAAACACTCGATGCAAGTACTACAAACACCAAACTTTCGCTTCATTTTGACAAAGAGATAACCTTACATGTAAAAGATCTTAACATCTCAATGCCTCACAATGATGCGCCTTTGGATATGCCCATTAAAGTGACTCTTTTTGGCGAAAACTCCTCTTTTATTGACATGGAAAGTAACAAAACACTTCTGAGCGAGCGCTATACGATGAATCTGTTCAAAGACAAGCTTCACCTCACTTCCAAGCGAGGCAAATCGACATTTGAATATGAAACACGCAAGGGCAATCTTGGTATCAATGGAACTGCGCTTGATGCTGATATGATCAATGCGCTGTTTAACAAACGCTACTTTCATAAAGGCGATTTTTCACTCAACATTGATGGTACCGATGCGGACACGATGAAAGGCACGTTCATTATGCACCAAACCTACATCAAAGATCTAAAATTTTTCAATAACCTGATGGCAACGATCAACACCATCCCTTCGCTGCTTGTCTTTAGTGACCCTAGCTTTAATCAAGAGGGCTATTTTGTGGACAATGGCTATGTGGAATTTAACCAAACCAAAGAGGCGATGAACATTACAGATCTTCAACTCAGAGGTAAAAGTGCCGACATTTTAGGCAAAGGGCGAGTG
- the mltG gene encoding endolytic transglycosylase MltG: protein MEMPFIRVAINATKKRTMNSKNIQIFLIVCDVAFIIIYSLLFHLSRPMVSSSVAFVPQGSISQIISYMVDKNFDLHEKVDKYMLWMIGKPQSGWVNINQSPLTRGDFLYKLSHAKAPLKVITYIPGETKELLFVQIALAFDLSYEKLMQEYALATPYVDGFIVPETYYIPVGISEKHLVHFLLAHAKKYHKDVFEKIFGEFNETKWQKFIVIASIIQKEAANTDEMALVSSVIYNRLKKDMKLQMDGTLNYGQYSHLKITPQRIREDTSPYNTYMYKGLPPNPVCSVSKEAIFAAIFPKTTNYLYFVKNKNGTHTFSQNYETHLENIKN, encoded by the coding sequence ATCGAAATGCCATTTATTAGGGTTGCCATTAATGCTACGAAAAAAAGAACCATGAACAGTAAAAATATCCAGATCTTCCTAATCGTATGTGATGTTGCTTTCATAATCATCTATTCACTTCTCTTTCACTTGAGCAGACCCATGGTTTCAAGCTCGGTTGCGTTTGTGCCACAAGGCTCAATAAGCCAAATTATATCATATATGGTTGATAAAAATTTTGACCTCCACGAGAAGGTCGATAAATATATGCTCTGGATGATTGGCAAGCCTCAATCGGGTTGGGTGAACATCAACCAAAGCCCACTGACACGTGGTGACTTCCTCTACAAGCTATCACACGCAAAGGCACCGCTTAAGGTGATTACCTATATTCCCGGTGAAACCAAAGAGCTTCTGTTTGTTCAGATCGCTTTGGCATTTGATCTCTCTTACGAAAAACTGATGCAAGAGTATGCCCTTGCCACACCGTATGTGGATGGATTTATCGTGCCTGAGACGTATTATATTCCTGTGGGGATTAGCGAAAAGCATTTGGTGCATTTTTTACTCGCGCATGCTAAAAAGTACCACAAAGATGTGTTTGAGAAGATCTTTGGCGAATTTAATGAAACAAAGTGGCAAAAATTTATCGTGATTGCTTCGATCATTCAAAAAGAGGCGGCCAATACGGATGAGATGGCTCTGGTCTCCTCAGTGATCTACAATCGTTTGAAAAAAGATATGAAGCTTCAGATGGATGGCACGCTCAATTACGGACAGTATTCGCATCTGAAAATTACCCCTCAGCGCATTCGCGAAGACACGTCACCCTATAACACGTACATGTACAAAGGGCTACCGCCCAATCCCGTGTGCAGTGTGAGTAAAGAGGCGATATTTGCCGCTATTTTTCCAAAAACAACCAATTATCTCTATTTTGTTAAAAATAAGAACGGAACGCATACGTTTTCCCAAAATTATGAGACGCATTTGGAAAATATAAAAAATTAA